CAAAACCGATGAAAGTAAAAATTAATTTCCGGACGACAAACAAGCCGATGCTGAATTTGCTTGAATGCGTCGGCCATAACCTGGAATTTCGTGAGGCGGTCCAGAAATATGACCTTGCAGGGGGCGGGCGCAGCTATGACAAAAATAGGATTATCGTGCGTGGATTTCCGTCCGAAGGCGAACTTGAAAAATTAGAATCAAATGGCGCAAATTCAAGTTCGATAGAGCTGAACTGCATTTATTTGAAATATGTCATCAATGACGAAACGGTGCTGGAAATTGACAAAATAAACTATAAGTACATTGTAAACGGAAATGATAGTTTATCTATTGTTCGCGATGCACTTGGATTGATCTAAAAAGAAAAGGGATCTACGCCGTGACTGGCGCAGGTCCCTTTAAATTTAAAGGAGCGATTGAATTATGAAACTGGCGAAACCGATCACAAAAGACGGAACCGAAATCACGGAATTAAACCTGGATTTTGATAAAATTACGGGAAATCAGATCATTGCAGCAGAAAAAGAAGCTAGGATGCTTGGCGATACTACGCCGGACGCCTGCTATTCGAAAACATTTCAGGCTGTAATTGCGGCAAAGGCTGCGGATCAGCCGCTGATTGTTGACGATATCCTGGCCATGAATGGGATGGATTTTATAAACATCACAACGCAGGCAGCGAATTTTTTATTCGGTTGGGCATTACCAGGTGCCCGGGCAAACAGCTAAGAAAAACAGCTGCGAATTTAACGGAATGGGAAAAAGTATCTTTTTGGCTGTCCCTTCCGTTGCAAGACTTTTATACATGGGTTGAAGATATCGTCGAAAATGTGGAAGAAAGGAGGAAACATCAAAAATGAGCAAAGTATTCCAAGTTCAGCTGGAGATTGCTGGACGCATGGGTGCTGGCTTAATAAGCGCATTTTCTTCGGTATCTGCACAAATGCACACATTAGGTGCACAATCAGCAGCGCTGCGCGGAAATCTAAAGTCATTAGATTCCGCATATAACGACGGGAAAATGAGTGTTGACGCCTATAAAGAATCACAAGCACGTTTGAAAGCACAGTTGGAACAGACACAGCAGGCGCAGTCAAAACTGAAAGTTGCGCAATCAAGATATGACGAATCAAATAAAAGAGCCGGAGAAGTCAGGGGAAAAATTATTGATACGGCGATAACGGCGGCCCCGCTGGTAGCCGCAACAAATGCGGCGATAAATTTTGAAACAGCAATGAACGGCGTTGCAAAGCAGGTAAATGATGCTCGTGACGACAATCTGCAGCTAACACCGACATATTACGCAATGCAGTCAAACATTATGGCCTTGAGCCGCGATTTGCATATGCTGCCGAGTGCCGTTGCTGATACAACAGCGGCGGCTGCACGAATGGGCGTTCAGGGAGCGGATGCCTTAAATGATTTCGTTCGAATGTCTGTACAGATGGGGATTGCTTTCGAGGGTTCCGGCGATCAAATTGCTGAACAAATGGCAAAGATCGCAAACATTCGCGGTATAAAGATTGATACTGCCGAAGGGCGCGAACAAATCAAAGACCTGGCGGACACAGTAAACTATTTAGATGACCAAACGACCGCAAAAGGACCGGAAATAATTGAGGTATTGCAAAGAATATCTGGTACTGCAGCGCAATCGACATTCTCTAATAATGAACTGGCAGCATTAGCAAC
This portion of the Pelorhabdus rhamnosifermentans genome encodes:
- a CDS encoding phage major tail tube protein gives rise to the protein MGNVNIMPERITGYRVYKDSVDLLGVVDVELPKIQLISDTIKGAGILGEIETPTVGQTKPMKVKINFRTTNKPMLNLLECVGHNLEFREAVQKYDLAGGGRSYDKNRIIVRGFPSEGELEKLESNGANSSSIELNCIYLKYVINDETVLEIDKINYKYIVNGNDSLSIVRDALGLI
- a CDS encoding phage tail assembly protein, whose product is MKLAKPITKDGTEITELNLDFDKITGNQIIAAEKEARMLGDTTPDACYSKTFQAVIAAKAADQPLIVDDILAMNGMDFINITTQAANFLFGWALPGARANS